A genome region from Gossypium hirsutum isolate 1008001.06 chromosome A04, Gossypium_hirsutum_v2.1, whole genome shotgun sequence includes the following:
- the LOC107948656 gene encoding proton pump-interactor 1 isoform X1, with amino-acid sequence MFSGSSILCLMGVEVVDSDLAQLSIDKVTEVDKSFLHENGKLDKDPVYNNPIEVDSHSEEPDKEEENGAFDPHFPKDVVDEWPAPKQIHSFHFIRYRFYEDPAIKAKLDQADKEIQKWNKARFKLTDELKAKRAERSEMLSQVRALNVDFEQFKTILDEKKREIEPLQQALGKLRNNKDVDNRLSLCASEEELDFIIHSLQYRIQHESISLSEEKRILKEIKHLEGTREKVIANAAMRSKIQDSLGQKEDIQDQVKLMGVDLNGVRKEQHAVWSKKKKIKDKLDETETKIESLQNELKAVTLKRDKAFENIQELRKQSDQGNSHFYQSRTIVHNAKLLAAQKDIKALEELSTAEVEKFMALWNGNKAFRDEYEKRILPSLDSRLLSRDGRIRNPDEKPLVAPEKSVDSETETILRPSVRQPKEEAKSGPEPDAKLAKKAPKDAKTIAVESNPLSDTSVVAEEILVSRKLQKNKEVDAAKLKELKREEEIAKAKQAMERKKKLAEKAAAKAARRAQMEAEKKLKEREKKAKKKAAGSTNSVNSEELIEAVAQDSEPERVDVNTDAPVPATVSVKGKVPKENNSRYRIRTKRTESLPRAILKRRKSMNYWIWAAPAVVVVLVLLALCYYYLA; translated from the exons ATGTTTTCAGGTAGCTCAATTTTGTGTTTAATGGGTGTTGAGGTTGTTGATTCAGACCTGGCTCAATTGTCTATTGACAAAGTGACTGAAGTAGACAAATCATTTCTTCATGAAAATGGGAAACTGGATAAGGATCCAGTTTATAATAACCCCATTGAAGTTGATTCACATAGTGAGGAACCAGATAAGGAAGAAGAGAATGGTGCGTTCGATCCCCACTTTCCGAAGGATGTGGTCGACGAGTGGCCTGCACCTAAGCAGATCCACTCTTTTCATTTTATTCGGTATCGCTTCTACGAAGAtccggctataaaagccaaacttGATCAGGCTGATAAAGAGATACAAAAGTGGAATAAAGCCAGGTTTAAGCTTACCGATGAATTAAAAGCAAAAAGA GCAGAACGATCAGAGATGCTTTCGCAAGTGAGAGCACTGAATGTTGATTTTGAGCAGTTTAAGACAATTTTAGAtgagaaaaaaagggaaataGAACCACTGCAGCAGGCTTTAGGCAAGCTTCGCAATAATAAAGATGTTGATAATCGACTTAGTTTATGTGCATCTGAGGAAGAGCTCGACTTTATT ATCCATAGCTTGCAATATCGCATTCAGCATGAAAGCATCTCGTTGAGTGAGGAGAAGCGAATCCTTAAAGAAATCAAACATCTGGAGGGAACCCGCGAGAAAGTTATTGCTAATGCTGCAATGAGATCAAAGATTCAAGATTCATTAGGCCAGAAAGAAGACATTCAAGATCAAGTTAAA CTTATGGGTGTTGATTTGAATGGAGTAAGGAAGGAGCAGCATGCAGTCTGgtccaaaaaaaagaaaattaaagataaattggATGAAACTGAGACTAAAATCGAGTCTTTACAAAATGAGCTGAAAGCTGTGACCCTGAAGAGGGACAAAGCTTTTGAAAACATTCAGGAGCTGAGGAAACAAAGTGATCAGGGG AATTCTCACTTTTACCAGAGCCGTACCATTGTACACAATGCCAAACTGCTTGCTGCACAGAAAGATATAAAGGCTCTTGAGGAGTTATCAACTGCGGAG GTTGAGAAGTTTATGGCTCTCTGGAATGGCAATAAAGCCTTCAGGGATGAATATGAGAAAAGAATTCTGCCATCCCTGGACAGTCGGCTATTGAGTCGGGATGGTCGGATAAGGAATCCTGATGAGAAGCCACTGGTTGCACCTGAGAAATCAGTGGATTCTGAAACCGAAACAATACTGAGACCTAGTGTAAGACAACCAAAGGAAGAGGCCAAATCAGGTCCCGAACCAGATGCTAAACTAGCCAAAAAGGCCCCAAAAGATGCCAAGACTATAGCAGTGGAGTCGAATCCTTTGTCAGATACTAGTGTTGTAGCAGAGGAAATTTTGGTATCCAGAAAATTGCAAAAGAACAAGGAAGTCGATGCAGCAAAACTGAAagaattgaagagagaagaggaAATAGCGAAAGCAAAGCAAGCCATGGAAAGGAAAAAGAAGTTGGCCGAAAAAGCAGCAGCCAAAGCAGCTAGAAGAGCTCAAATGGAAGCTGAAAAGAAGCTCAAG GAGCGTGAAAAGAAAGCTAAGAAGAAGGCGGCAGGATCGACAAATTCTGTGAATTCCGAGGAACTGATTGAAGCTGTGGCACAAGATTCAGAACCCGAGAGGGTCGATGTTAATACTGATGCACCTGTTCCTGCTACCGTTTCAGTGAAGGGTAAAGTACCAAAGGAGAATAATAGTAGGTACAGGATTCGAACCAAAAGAACCGAGTCACTCCCAAGAGCCATCCTGAAACGTAGAAAGTCGATGAACTATTGGATATGGGCAGCTCCTGCTGTGGTGGTTGTGCTGGTTCTTTTAGCATTATGTTACTATTATCTTGCCTGA
- the LOC107948656 gene encoding proton pump-interactor 1 isoform X2, producing the protein MGVEVVDSDLAQLSIDKVTEVDKSFLHENGKLDKDPVYNNPIEVDSHSEEPDKEEENGAFDPHFPKDVVDEWPAPKQIHSFHFIRYRFYEDPAIKAKLDQADKEIQKWNKARFKLTDELKAKRAERSEMLSQVRALNVDFEQFKTILDEKKREIEPLQQALGKLRNNKDVDNRLSLCASEEELDFIIHSLQYRIQHESISLSEEKRILKEIKHLEGTREKVIANAAMRSKIQDSLGQKEDIQDQVKLMGVDLNGVRKEQHAVWSKKKKIKDKLDETETKIESLQNELKAVTLKRDKAFENIQELRKQSDQGNSHFYQSRTIVHNAKLLAAQKDIKALEELSTAEVEKFMALWNGNKAFRDEYEKRILPSLDSRLLSRDGRIRNPDEKPLVAPEKSVDSETETILRPSVRQPKEEAKSGPEPDAKLAKKAPKDAKTIAVESNPLSDTSVVAEEILVSRKLQKNKEVDAAKLKELKREEEIAKAKQAMERKKKLAEKAAAKAARRAQMEAEKKLKEREKKAKKKAAGSTNSVNSEELIEAVAQDSEPERVDVNTDAPVPATVSVKGKVPKENNSRYRIRTKRTESLPRAILKRRKSMNYWIWAAPAVVVVLVLLALCYYYLA; encoded by the exons ATGGGTGTTGAGGTTGTTGATTCAGACCTGGCTCAATTGTCTATTGACAAAGTGACTGAAGTAGACAAATCATTTCTTCATGAAAATGGGAAACTGGATAAGGATCCAGTTTATAATAACCCCATTGAAGTTGATTCACATAGTGAGGAACCAGATAAGGAAGAAGAGAATGGTGCGTTCGATCCCCACTTTCCGAAGGATGTGGTCGACGAGTGGCCTGCACCTAAGCAGATCCACTCTTTTCATTTTATTCGGTATCGCTTCTACGAAGAtccggctataaaagccaaacttGATCAGGCTGATAAAGAGATACAAAAGTGGAATAAAGCCAGGTTTAAGCTTACCGATGAATTAAAAGCAAAAAGA GCAGAACGATCAGAGATGCTTTCGCAAGTGAGAGCACTGAATGTTGATTTTGAGCAGTTTAAGACAATTTTAGAtgagaaaaaaagggaaataGAACCACTGCAGCAGGCTTTAGGCAAGCTTCGCAATAATAAAGATGTTGATAATCGACTTAGTTTATGTGCATCTGAGGAAGAGCTCGACTTTATT ATCCATAGCTTGCAATATCGCATTCAGCATGAAAGCATCTCGTTGAGTGAGGAGAAGCGAATCCTTAAAGAAATCAAACATCTGGAGGGAACCCGCGAGAAAGTTATTGCTAATGCTGCAATGAGATCAAAGATTCAAGATTCATTAGGCCAGAAAGAAGACATTCAAGATCAAGTTAAA CTTATGGGTGTTGATTTGAATGGAGTAAGGAAGGAGCAGCATGCAGTCTGgtccaaaaaaaagaaaattaaagataaattggATGAAACTGAGACTAAAATCGAGTCTTTACAAAATGAGCTGAAAGCTGTGACCCTGAAGAGGGACAAAGCTTTTGAAAACATTCAGGAGCTGAGGAAACAAAGTGATCAGGGG AATTCTCACTTTTACCAGAGCCGTACCATTGTACACAATGCCAAACTGCTTGCTGCACAGAAAGATATAAAGGCTCTTGAGGAGTTATCAACTGCGGAG GTTGAGAAGTTTATGGCTCTCTGGAATGGCAATAAAGCCTTCAGGGATGAATATGAGAAAAGAATTCTGCCATCCCTGGACAGTCGGCTATTGAGTCGGGATGGTCGGATAAGGAATCCTGATGAGAAGCCACTGGTTGCACCTGAGAAATCAGTGGATTCTGAAACCGAAACAATACTGAGACCTAGTGTAAGACAACCAAAGGAAGAGGCCAAATCAGGTCCCGAACCAGATGCTAAACTAGCCAAAAAGGCCCCAAAAGATGCCAAGACTATAGCAGTGGAGTCGAATCCTTTGTCAGATACTAGTGTTGTAGCAGAGGAAATTTTGGTATCCAGAAAATTGCAAAAGAACAAGGAAGTCGATGCAGCAAAACTGAAagaattgaagagagaagaggaAATAGCGAAAGCAAAGCAAGCCATGGAAAGGAAAAAGAAGTTGGCCGAAAAAGCAGCAGCCAAAGCAGCTAGAAGAGCTCAAATGGAAGCTGAAAAGAAGCTCAAG GAGCGTGAAAAGAAAGCTAAGAAGAAGGCGGCAGGATCGACAAATTCTGTGAATTCCGAGGAACTGATTGAAGCTGTGGCACAAGATTCAGAACCCGAGAGGGTCGATGTTAATACTGATGCACCTGTTCCTGCTACCGTTTCAGTGAAGGGTAAAGTACCAAAGGAGAATAATAGTAGGTACAGGATTCGAACCAAAAGAACCGAGTCACTCCCAAGAGCCATCCTGAAACGTAGAAAGTCGATGAACTATTGGATATGGGCAGCTCCTGCTGTGGTGGTTGTGCTGGTTCTTTTAGCATTATGTTACTATTATCTTGCCTGA
- the LOC107948658 gene encoding probable disease resistance protein At4g27220, with translation MVVVTPVTRSILAKVVKGAIVRPFSRPLNYHINFNKYMREFEVAKEELLARKADIEAQLQEQLRYVGGRSTSEVEIWLRTVRDVINDAQHVANEAEKGKYLLRSNVGKHFVQITLKMKELCAKGGLFDSLVVASTDIVGHFRVIEEINKYLIEQEVGMVGVWGVGGIGKTTIMNHVYDKLQEETKFSKMIWITVSQSPDIRKLQKDIAHTMSNDLSDDETTIERAAKIREDLRRTGSYLIILDDVWQGFSLEDVGIPVPSADNGCKIVLTTRERKVVQKMGCKEVKVARLSEDEASQLFLSQVGEDVLSADPTMRPIMKDVVERCYGLPLTIVTVAIAMKGVHDPLRWRNALNRLKKRRDVLKISYDHLEKPDKSCFLHSALYPGDYGIPKEEIIEYWIEGLPDEMESREEMNSREETKSKGNACLERILDSSLLQGTNGKNIVMMREIVRGMALSLIPKDRRFFVKAGMKLNELPNELELEEAVDMEKVSLMENFISKIPPKMSPKSKKLTTLLLSGNSLEEIPEAFFRHMHALKYLDLSRNPIKSLPNSISNLKNLTALLLSECENLEELPSLSKLVDLKKLNLEKTRIKEVPQGMECLVKLWYLNLRFISCLEEIPRGLLPNLQGLQHLAIHPTLSRPEEIMELNKLETFEGRFADLQDLSKYVDFLWKQSKRTIKYFILVGKTVEYKLHSCTNSVTVKDCNTEGSCVLPWNVEEFVIEKCNDLSSLNGVSGLQEATLLRKCRIEECEGLESVFSSRCPQLESLESLVLRHLKNLNVLVAYPEPLLHAFSSLKVLFLFKCPKIKILFTTKLPPRQHLTNLEQVIIWGCDQMEQIIEEEEEEEILSDTTEFTFPKLKELELWHLPELKSICSRERVMLCKSLQKLEIWNCPKLKRIPLKLDISSDNGKVFHHHPLKEIKMKPNEWKSIEWDHPKAKDALSSLVKIM, from the coding sequence ATGGTGGTGGTGACGCCAGTGACGAGATCAATTTTAGCTAAAGTGGTTAAAGGCGCCATCGTCAGACCATTTTCCAGGCCCCTGAATTACCacataaatttcaataaatatatgCGAGAATTCGAGGTAGCTAAAGAAGAGTTGCTAGCCCGGAAGGCAGATATtgaagctcaattgcaagaacaGCTTCGTTATGTGGGAGGAAGATCAACGAGTGAAGTTGAAATTTGGCTAAGAACAGTACGGGATGTTATTAATGACGCACAACATGTTGCGAATGAGGCCGAGAAAGGGAAATATCTGTTGCGTTCTAACGTAGGGAAGCATTTTGTACAAATAACTCTTAAAATGAAGGAATTGTGCGCAAAAGGTGGTTTGTTTGACAGCTTGGTGGTTGCCTCAACTGATATTGTAGGTCACTTTCGTGTAATAGAGGAAATTAACAAGTATTTGATAGAGCAGGAAGTTGGAATGGTTGGAGTGTGGGGGGTGGGCGGAATTGGGAAAACCACCATAATGAATCATGTTTACGATAAATTGCAGGAAGAAACTAAATTTAGTAAAATGATTTGGATAACGGTATCCCAAAGTCCTGATATCCGTAAGCTACAGAAGGACATTGCACACACAATGAGTAATGACTTGTCAGATGATGAGACCACAATTGAACGTGCAGCAAAGATACGTGAAGACTTGAGGAGAACAGGGAGCTACCTAATAATACTTGATGATGTATGGCAGGGTTTTTCTCTTGAGGATGTTGGAATCCCTGTGCCATCTGCAGATAATGGGTGCAAGATAGTATTGACAACGCGTGAAAGAAAGGTTGTTCAAAAGATGGGTTGCAAGGAAGTCAAAGTGGCGCGACTTTCTGAGGATGAGGCCTCCCAGTTATTCTTAAGCCAAGTTGGAGAAGATGTGTTGTCGGCTGATCCAACCATGCGACCAATTATGAAAGATGTAGTTGAGAGATGCTATGGTCTTCCGCTTACAATTGTTACAGTAGCTATTGCAATGAAAGGAGTACATGATCCTCTCCGTTGGAGGAATGCATTAAACCggttgaaaaaaagaagagatgTGCTGAAAATCAGTTATGATCATCTAGAAAAACCAGATAAATCTTGTTTCTTACACAGTGCACTATATCCTGGAGACTATGGAATCCCAAAAGAGGAGATAATTGAATATTGGATAGAAGGACTTCCAGATGAAATGGAGAGCAGAGAAGAAATGAATAGCAGAGAAGAAACGAAGAGTAAGGGCAATGCTTGTTTGGAAAGGATTTTAGACAGTAGCTTGCTACAAGGGACCAATGGCAAGAACATTGTAATGATGCGCGAAATTGTGAGAGGTATGGCACTGTCTTTGATACCAAAAGATCGTAGGTTTTTTGTGAAAgctggtatgaaattgaatgagcTACCAAATGAACTAGAACTAGAAGAGGCTGTAGATATGGAGAAGGTTTCCCTGATGGAAAATTTCATATCAAAAATACCTCCAAAAATGTCTCCAAAGAGTAAAAAGCTCACAACATTGTTATTGTCAGGTAACTCCTTGGAAGAAATTCCTGAAGCTTTCTTCCGCCATATGCATGCACTCAAATATCTTGATCTTTCAAGAAATCCTATAAAAAGTCTGCCAAATTCCATCTCCAATTTGAAGAATCTGACAGCATTACTACTTTCAGAATGCGAAAATTTAGAGGAGTTGCCATCTCTATCAAAACTTGTAGATTTAAAGAAGTTGAACCTTGAAAAGACAAGAATCAAAGAGGTTCCTCAAGGTATGGAATGCTTGGTAAAGCTATGGTATCTCAATCTTAGATTCATCTCGTGTTTAGAAGAGATCCCGCGAGGTCTTTTGCCGAATCTCCAAGGTCTTCAACACTTGGCAATTCATCCAACACTGTCGAGACCAGAGGAGATAATGGAATTGAACAAGTTGGAAACTTTTGAAGGTAGGTTTGCTGATCTGCAAGACCTAAGCAAATATGTTGACTTTCTTTGGAAACAAAGTAAAAGGACCATCAAGTACTTCATTTTGGTGGGCAAGACTGTTGAGTATAAGTTACATTCTTGTACCAACTCTGTCACAGTAAAAGATTGTAACACCGAAGGCAGTTGTGTGCTTCCTTGGAATGTTGAGGAATTCGTAATTGAGAAGTGCAATGACTTGAGCAGCTTAAACGGAGTTTCTGGACTGCAAGAGGCAACCCTTTTGAGAAAATGCAGAATTGAGGAATGTGAAGGGCTGGAGTCTGTTTTTTCCTCTAGGTGTCCACAACTTGAAAGCCTTGAGTCCCTAGTTCTTCGACATTTGAAGAATCTGAATGTCCTAGTTGCGTATCCAGAGCCACTCCTCCATGCCTTTTCCTCTCTTAAAGTACTTTTCTTATTTAAATGTCCCAAAATAAAGATTTTGTTCACAACTAAGCTGCCGCCGCGGCAACATCTCACCAACTTGGAACAAGTCATTATTTGGGGTTGTGATCAAATGGAGCAAataatagaagaagaagaagaagaagaaatcctTAGCGATACCACTGAATTTACGTTTCCAAAATTAAAGGAACTGGAATTATGGCATCTACCAGAATTGAAGAGCATTTGCAGCAGAGAGAGAGTAATGCTGTGTAAATCTCTCCAAAAGCTAGAGATATGGAATTGTCCCAAGTTAAAGAGGATTCCTCTGAAGCTGGATATTTCCTCTGACAATGGCAAAGTATTTCACCATCATCCTCTAAAAGAAATCAAGATGAAACCAAATGAATGGAAATCCATCGAGTGGGATCATCCCAAGGCTAAAGACGCCCTTTCTTCATTAGTGAAGATCATGTAG